The following proteins are encoded in a genomic region of Salvelinus sp. IW2-2015 unplaced genomic scaffold, ASM291031v2 Un_scaffold16574, whole genome shotgun sequence:
- the LOC112080906 gene encoding cystein proteinase inhibitor protein salarin gives MKSLVLLLLVAVTVSSVVSKPLPEDSEAEVHKEFETWKVKYGKSYPSTEEEAKRKEMWLATRKRVMEHNTRAGNGLESYTMAVNHFADLTTEEVPKGLLPMPRPEEEEVDKEFEMWKTVNGKTYNSTEEEARRKEIWLATRARVMEHNKRAENGSESFTMGINYFSDMTFEEVPKGRLMVVFPTRDGGEEAEVDKEFEMWKVQHGKSYGSTEEEAKRKEIWLATRTRVMEHNKRAETGLESFTMGMNHLSDKTTAEVTGQRLQDREEAEVHKEFETWKVKYGKTYPSTEEEAKRKEIWLATRKMVTEHNKRAENGQESFTMAVNHFADLTTEEVPKGLLPME, from the exons ATGAAGTCTCTCGTGCTCCTGCTATTGGTGGCTGTTACTGTATCATCTGTGGTGTCTAAACCCCTTCCTGAAGACTCTGAAGCAGAGGTTCACAAGGAGTTTGAGACATGGAAAGTTAAATATG GGAAGAGCTATCCGTCTACCGAGGAGGAAGCCAAACGTAAGGAGATGTGGTTAGCGACGAGGAAGAGGGTGATGGAACACAATACGAGAGCAGGAAATGGATTAGAGAGCTACACCATGGCGGTCAATCACTTTGCTGACCTG ACTACTGAGGAGGTTCCTAAAGGACTTTTGCCCATG CCTCGACCTGAGGAAGAAGAGGTGGACAAAGAGTTTGAGATGTGGAAAACTGTCAATG GTAAGACCTATAACTCCACCGAGGAGGAAGCTAGGCGTAAGGAGATCTGGTTAGCTACCAGGGCAAGAGTGATGGAACACAACAAGAGAGCAGAGAATGGCTCAGAGAGCTTCACCATGGGGATTAATTACTTCTCTGACATG ACTTTTGAGGAGGTTCCTAAAGGACGACTTATGGTTGTGTTTCCCACtcgagatggaggggaggaagcAGAGGTGGATAAAGAGTTTGAAATGTGGAAGGTTCAACATG GGAAGAGCTATGGTTCCACCGAGGAGGAAGCCAAGCGTAAGGAGATCTGGTTAGCTACTAGGACGAGAGTGATGGAACACAACAAGCGGGCAGAGACTGGCTTGGAGAGCTTCACCATGGGGATGAATCATCTTTCTGACAAG ACTACTGCGGAGGTTACAGGACAAAGG CTTCAAGATAGGGAGGAAGCAGAGGTGCACAAGGAGTTTGAAACATGGAAAGTTAAATATG GAAAGACCTATCCGTCCACCGAGGAGGAAGCTAAGCGCAAGGAGATCTGGCTAGCTACTAGGAAGATGGTGACGGAACACAACAAGAGAGCAGAGAATGGCCAGGAGAGCTTCACCATGGCAGTCAATCACTTTGCTGACTTG ACTACTGAGGAGGTTCCTAAAGGGCTTCTTCCCATGG AATGA
- the LOC111953642 gene encoding LOW QUALITY PROTEIN: bile salt export pump-like (The sequence of the model RefSeq protein was modified relative to this genomic sequence to represent the inferred CDS: inserted 5 bases in 4 codons; deleted 4 bases in 3 codons) produces the protein MPAGSVKLHSIKKLGEENNXFDDEEPNDAYMMMGNPKQDTKSPNKKNEAAIRIGFFQLFRFATCRETLMMVGGSVCAFLHGSAQPLMLLVFGILTDTFIEYDIELQELLDPRKECINNTIQWKNQSVWTDWLDSNNTDKMKNLTCGLLDIEYEMTNFAYYYVAIGCAVFLLGYLQISLWVTSAARQIQIIRKMYFRKVMRMEIGWFDCNSTGELNTRMSDDINKINDAIADQVSIFIQRFTTFVCGFAMGFVKGWKLTLVIIAASPLIGVGAALMALFVAKLTGQELQAYAKAGAVADEVLTSIRTVAAFGGELKEVERYDKNLIAAQRWGIRKGLIMGFFTGYMWFIIFLCYALAFWYGSSLVVDTQEYSPGTLLQVFFGVLIAALNLGQASPCLEAFAAGRGAATIIFETIDREPDIDCLSEAGYKLDKVKGDIEFHNVTFHYPSRPEVVILDKLSVAVNSGETTAFVGPSGAGKSTAVQLIQRFYDPKEGMVTLDGHDIRGLNIQWLRSLMGIVEQEPVLFATTIAENIRYGRPGVTLDDIIHATKEANAYNFIMDLPQKFDTLVGEGGGQMSGGQKQRIAIARALVRNPRILLLDMATSALDNESEAVVQEALDKVRNGRTTISIAHRLSTIKNADVIVGYEHGRAVERGKHDELLERKGVYFTLVTLQSQGDKALNQKARQMAGNDEPEQKSLSRAGSYRASLRASIRKRTRSQLSNLIPEAESFISQADAGKSAFVEEEEVEEQVEPAPVTRILKYNAPEWPYMLFGTIGAAVNGGVNPVYSLLFSQILATFSIPDPEAQRREINGICMFFVLVGVTSFITQMLQGYAFSKSGELLTRRLXRMGFHAMLGQEVGWFDDHRNSPGXLTTRLATXASQVQGATGSQIGMIVNSLTNIGVAVIHFXFYFSWKLSLVILCFLPFLALSGGFQAKMLTGFAKQDKQAMEDAGRISGEALNNIRTIAGLGKEQRFVEMYEAHLEAPYQAAKQKANVYGACYGFAQCVIFMANSASYRFGGYLVRQEGLHFSLVFRVISAIVTSGTALGRASSYTPDYAKAKISAARFFQLLDRVPKISVYSNEGDKWPDFRGNLEFIDCKFTYXTRPDIQVLNGLNVSVKPGQTLAFVGSSGCGKSTSVQLLERFYDPDQGKVIIDGHDSTQVNVSYLRSXIGIVSQEPILFDCSIGDNIKYGDNLREVSMNDIISASKKAQLHDFVMTLPEKYDTNVGSQGSQLSRGQKQRIAIARAIIRDPKILLLDEATSALDTESEKTVQEALDKAREGRTCIVIAHRLSTIQNSDIIAVMSRGFVIEQGPHDQLMALKGAYYKLVTTGAPIS, from the exons ATGCCTGCTGGATCAGTGAAATTACACAGCATCAAAAAGCTGGGAGAAGAAAACAATGSTTTTGATGATGAAG aacCTAACGATGCATACAT GATGATGGGGAACCCGAAACAGGACACAAA GTCTCCAAACAAGAAGAATGAAGCTGCTATCAGGATTGGCTTCTTTCAGCTG TTCCGTTTCGCCACTTGCCGGGAGACCCTGATGATGGTGgggggtagtgtgtgtgcctTCCTCCACGGTTCCGCCCAGcctctcatgctgctggtgttCGGGATMCTCACCGACACCTTCATCGAGTACGACATCGAGTTACAGGAGCTCCTGGACCCCAGGAAGGAATGTATCAACAACACCATACAGTGGAAGAACCAGTCAGTATGGACAGACTGGCTGGACAGCAATAACACTGATAAGATGAAGAATTTAACTTGTGG GCTTCTGGACATTGAGTATGAGATGACCAATTTTGCCTACTATTACGTTGCCATTGGATGCGCAGTTTTCTTGCTAGGATACCTTCAA ATCTCGTTGTGGGTGACGTCTGCAGCGCGACAGATCCAGATCATCAGAAAGATGTACTTCAGGAAGGTGATGAGGATGGAGATCGGCTGGTTCGACTGCAACTCGACTGGGGAGTTAAACACACGCATGTCAGA TGACATCAACAAGATCAATGACGCCATTGCGGATCAAGTGAGCATCTTTATCCAGCGCTTCACCACCTTCGTGTGTGGTTTTGCGATGGGCTTTGTGAAGGGATGGAAGTTAACGCTCGTCATCATCGCAGCCAGCCCTCTAATTGGAGTCGGGGCCGCCCTCATGGCTCTG TTTGTGGCCAAGCTGACGGGTCAGGAGCTGCAGGCCTATGCGAAGGCTGGAGCCGTGGCCGACGAGGTGCTCACCTCCATCAGAACAGTGGCCGCTTTCGGAGGAGAGCTAAAGGAAGTGGAGAG gtatgACAAGAATCTGATCGCAGCTCAGCGTTGGGGCATCAGGAAGGGCCTGATCATGGGCTTCTTCACAGGCTACATGTGGTTTATCATCTTCCTGTGTTACGCCCTGGCCTTCTGGTACGGATCCAGCCTAGTGGTGGACACACAGGAGTACAGCCCCGGAACACTGTTACAG GTTTTCTTTGGGGTGCTGATAGCAGCCCTGAACTTAGGGCAGGCATCTCCATGTCTGGAGGCATTTGCtgcaggaagaggagctgctaccATCATCTTTGAGACCATCGACAGG GAGCCGGACATCGACTGCCTCTCAGAAGCAGGGTACAAACTGGACAAGGTCAAAGGGGACATTGAGTTCCATAACGTCACCTTTCACTACCCTTCCAGACCTGAAGTCGTG ATCCTGGACAAGCTGAGTGTAGCAGTGAATTCTGGCGAGACGACCGCCTTTGTGGGGCCCAGTGGAGCTGGGAAGAGTACCGCCGTGCAGCTCATCCAACGCTTCTACGACCCCAAGGAGGGCATG GTGACCTTGGATGGCCATGACATCAGAGGCCTGAACATCCAATGGCTACGTTCGTTGATGGGCATCGTGGAGCAGGAGCCTGTGTTGTTTGCCACAACCATCGCCGAGAACATCCGCTACGGTCGCCCCGGAGTCACCCTGGATGACATCATCCACGCCACCAAGGAGGCTAATGCCTACAACTTTATCATGGACCTACCACAG AAATTTGACACACTGGTGGGAGAGGGCGGAGGTCAGATGAGCGGCGGTCAGAAGCAGCGCATCGCCATCGCCCGGGCCCTGGTCAGGAACCCCCGGATCCTACTGCTGGACATGGCCACCTCCGCTCTGGACAATGAGAGTGAGGCTGTGGTACAGGAGGCTCTGGACAAA GTACGCAATGGCCGCACCACCATCTCCATAGCCCATCGCCTATCCACCATTAAGAACGCGGACGTGATCGTGGGCTACGAGCATGGGCGGGCGGTGGAGAGGGGCAAGCATGATGAGCTGCTGGAGAGGAAGGGTGTTTACTTCACTCTGGTCACCCTACAAAGCCAAGGAGACAAGGCTCTCAACCAGAAGGCCAGACAGA TGGCGGGCAATGACGAGCCAGAGCAGAAGAGTTTATCCAGGGCCGGGAGTTACAGAGCCAGTCTCAG AGCCTCTATCAGGAAGAGGACCCGCTCACAACTGTCCAACCTCATTCCAGAAGCAGAATCCTTCATATCTCAGGCAGACGCGGGCaag AGTGCctttgtggaggaggaagaggtcgaGGAACAAGTTGAGCCTGCTCCAGTGACCAGGATCCTGAAGTACAATGCCCCTGAGTGGCCCTACATGCTGTTTGGAACCATCGGAGCAGCTGTCAACGGAGGAGTCAACCCAGTGTACTCCCTGCTCTTCAGTCAGATTCTGGCG aCATTCTCCATACCAGACCCAGAGGCTCAGAGGAGGGAGATCAATGGTATCTGCATGTTCTTTGTGCTGGTCGGAGTGACGTCCTTCATCACCCAGATGCTCCAA GGCTATGCCTTCTCTAAGTCTGGGGAGCTGCTGACAAGGCGCT AGAGGATGGGTTTCCACGCCATGTTGGGTCAGGAGGTGGGCTGGTTCGATGACCACAGGAACAGCCCCG CTCTGACCACACGGCTGGCCA GAGCCTCCCAGGTCCAAGGG GCCACTGGCTCTCAGATCGGCATGATCGTTAACTCTCTGACCAACATTGGCGTTGCCGTCATCCATTT CTTCTACTTCAGCTGGAAGCTCAGCCTGGTCATCCTGTGCTTCCTGCCA TTCCTGGCTTTGTCTGGAGGATTCCAG GCTAAGATGCTCACTGGCTTCGCCAAGCAGGACAAACAGGCCATGGAGGATGCAGGACGG ATCTCTGGCGAGGCCCTGAACAACATCCGCACCATCGCGGGGCTGGGGAAGGAACAGAGATTTGTGGAGATGTACGAGGCTCACCTGGAGGCTCCGTACCAGGCCGCCAAACAGAAGGCCAACGTGTACGGTGCCTGCTACGGKTTTGCCCAGTGTGTCATCTTCATGGCCAACAGTGCCTCCTACAGGTTTGGAGGGTACCTGGTGCGCCAGGAGGGCCTCCACTTCAGCCTGGTCTTTAG AGTGATCTCAGCCATAGTGACCAGTGGCACAGCACTGGGCCGAGCSTCTTCCTACACCCCAGACTACGCCAAAGCCAAGATCTCAGCTGCCCGTTTTTTCCAGCTCCTCGACCGCGTGCCAAAGATCAGCGTCTACAGCAACGAGGGGGACAAATGG cCTGATTTCAGAGGGAACTTAGAGTTCATTGACTGTAAGTTCACGTACRCGACCCGGCCAGACATCCAGGTGCTGAACGGCCTCAACGTGTCGGTAAAGCCCGGCCAGACGCTGGCCTTCGTGGGCAGCAGCGGCTGTGGGAAGAGCACCAGCGTCCAGCTACTGGAGAGATTCTATGACCCCGACCAGGGCAAAGTG ATTATTGATGGCCATGACTCGACTCAGGTCAACGTCTCGTACCTGCGCTCCAASATCGGCATCGTATCCCAGGAGCCCATTCTGTTTGACTGCAGCATCGGAGACAACATCAAGTACGGAGACAACCTACGCGAAGTCAGCATGAATGACATCATCTCCGCATCCAAGAAAGCCCAGCTCCACGACTTTGTCATGACACTACCTGAG AAATACGACACCAACGTGGGTTCCCAGGGCTCCCAGCTCTCTCGGGGACAGAAGCAGCGCATAGCAATCGCCAGGGCGATTATCCGCGACCCTAAGATCCTGCTACTGGACGAAGCCACTTCAGCCCTGGACACGGAGAGCGAGAAG ACGGTGCAAGAGGCGCTGGATAAA GCGAGGGAGGGCCGAACCTGCATCGTCATCGCCCACCGTCTCTCCACCATCCAGAACTCTGACATCATTGCCGTTATGTCCAGGGGCTTCGTCATCGAACAGGGACCACATGACCAGCTCATGGCTCTCAAAGGGGCCTATTACAAACTTGTCACCACCGGTGCACCAATCAGCTAA